One Acidimicrobiia bacterium genomic window, ACCCATTGGGATCACGAGGCCGCCGCCAGCCTCGACGTTCCCGAACCATCGCCCGCCTTCTTTTTTGCTCCCCTGCAGATCTCCAAACGCCGCCAGGATTGGGGGGCGGGCGAACTGGACCGTCGGCTCGGGGCCGCCTGGGACCAGTACGTGACCTGGACCAACGAGTGGATCGAGTTCCATGACGCCCACGGCGATGAGGCGGTGATCGCCGTCTATCAGGAACTTCTCGCCGGTCATTCTGATCCCCGGGCTGGGTTCATCTGCGCCCTGCCGGCGAACCTCGGATGACCCCGCCAAGTATGAATCTAACGGCCCCGGCGGTGTTCGTCGACGGTCGGATGGCCCGTCGCGACCGCAACCGCATCGCGGTCCTCGATGCGGTCATCGCCCTCTTCGCCGAGGGGGTGCTCGATCCAGTCCCCGACGAGGTTGCGGCTCGATCGGGTCTGTCGGTGCGATCGGTGTATCGCTACTTCGAGGACCGCGACGCGCTCCTGCAGGCGGCGATCGGCCACAACCTTGATCGGGTAATGCCGCTGTTTTTGATCCACGGCATCGGCGAAGGCGCCTTCGATATGAGGGTGGCGCAATTCGCCACGGCCCGGCTGCGCTTATACGAAGCCGTGGTGGCATCCTTTCGGGCCTCTTGTGCCCGGGGGGCAGCCGACAAAATCATTCACGACCAGGTGGATCTCACCCGTCGAGCCCTGCGGGAACAGACCGAAAAGCACTTC contains:
- a CDS encoding TetR/AcrR family transcriptional regulator — protein: MTPPSMNLTAPAVFVDGRMARRDRNRIAVLDAVIALFAEGVLDPVPDEVAARSGLSVRSVYRYFEDRDALLQAAIGHNLDRVMPLFLIHGIGEGAFDMRVAQFATARLRLYEAVVASFRASCARGAADKIIHDQVDLTRRALREQTEKHFAPELRKFAAPARRARGAALDALTQFDTLDHYRIQRQFSARETRALLVEAIGALLTPVLEPRKAQS